In the Malaya genurostris strain Urasoe2022 chromosome 1, Malgen_1.1, whole genome shotgun sequence genome, one interval contains:
- the LOC131426630 gene encoding small nuclear ribonucleoprotein Sm D3-like encodes MSIGVPIKVLHEAEGHIVTCETITGEVYRGKLIEAEDNMNCQMTQLTVTYRDGRTANLENVYIRGSKIRFLILPDMLKNAPMFKKQGAKSGTAGRGKSGILRAQAARGRGRGSGGGGGGGGNVGNRPPGKGNWQGQGPSGGRGRGGL; translated from the coding sequence ATGTCTATTGGCGTTCCTATCAAAGTTCTGCATGAAGCTGAGGGTCATATTGTTACTTGTGAGACAATTACCGGCGAAGTATATAGGGGTAAACTGATCGAGGCGGAAGATAATATGAATTGTCAAATGACGCAGCTAACCGTAACCTATCGTGATGGCAGAACGGCTAATTTAGAAAACGTATATATTCGTGGATCTAAAATTCGTTTTCTAATACTCCCTGATATGCTGAAAAATGCTCCAATGTTCAAGAAACAAGGAGCAAAGTCTGGTACGGCTGGACGAGGAAAATCTGGAATATTGCGAGCTCAAGCGGCGCGTGGTCGTGGTCGGGGCAGTGGTGGAGGTGGAGGTGGAGGTGGCAATGTAGGAAATCGTCCCCCAGGAAAAGGAAATTGGCAAGGACAAGGCCCATCTGGTGGCAGAGGAAGAGGCGGATTATAG